Proteins encoded by one window of Cupriavidus sp. EM10:
- a CDS encoding ATP-binding cassette domain-containing protein, with protein MIRIDQLVLQRGTKVLFDHTSVTLNPGERVGLVGANGSGKSTLFAMLRGELHPDGGDVTVPTQWRIAHVAQETPAVDRTAVEYVIDGDTHLRDIEARIAAAQASGDGSAEAEAHAAYADADGYTAAARAEALLLGLGFTLPQVSQPVASFSGGWRMRLNLAQALMCPSDLLLLDEPTNHLDLDAIVWLEDWLARYPGTLVMISHDREFLDAICTVTVHIENQQLKRYGGNYTLFETMRLQQMAQQQAAYSRQQKEIAHLESFITRFKAKATKARQAQSRVKALEKMERLAPVHVAAGFAFEFREPDSAPNPMMVLDNVDCGYAEADPPTTILHRLMLSIQNGQRIGLLGANGQGKSTLVKTLAGTQPPLNGTVRLGKGLVIGYFAQHQLETLRDHDSPLQHLARLAPDVREQELRDFLGSFNFRGDMATSPIEPFSGGEKARLALSLIVWQKPNLLLLDEPTNHLDLDTREALTMALAQFEGTLILVSHDRHLLRATSDQFMLVADGTIRPFDGDLDDYRDWLLQQAAAKRNAATAAHAEEATPAVNRKDQRRAEADERARLSVLRKPLTKELEKVEKRMSVLQADKTVIDAFMADSSSYEEANKAKLMEMLKRQGEVTGELDQLEERWLELQEQIEQIA; from the coding sequence GTGATACGAATCGACCAGCTTGTCCTCCAGCGCGGCACCAAGGTGCTGTTCGACCACACCAGCGTCACGCTCAATCCGGGCGAGCGCGTGGGCCTTGTCGGCGCCAACGGCAGCGGCAAGTCCACCCTGTTCGCGATGCTGCGCGGCGAGCTGCATCCCGATGGCGGCGACGTGACCGTGCCCACCCAGTGGCGCATCGCACATGTGGCGCAAGAGACTCCCGCAGTCGACCGCACCGCCGTCGAATATGTGATCGACGGCGACACGCACCTGCGAGACATCGAAGCCCGCATTGCCGCCGCGCAGGCCAGTGGCGACGGATCGGCCGAAGCCGAGGCCCACGCCGCCTATGCCGATGCCGATGGCTATACGGCCGCCGCCCGCGCCGAGGCGTTGCTGCTGGGCCTGGGTTTCACGCTGCCGCAGGTATCGCAGCCGGTCGCGTCGTTCTCGGGCGGCTGGCGCATGCGCCTGAACCTGGCCCAGGCGCTGATGTGCCCGTCAGACCTGCTGCTGCTCGACGAACCTACGAACCACCTGGACCTGGACGCCATCGTCTGGCTCGAAGACTGGCTGGCCCGCTACCCGGGCACGCTGGTGATGATTTCGCACGATCGTGAATTTCTTGATGCAATCTGCACCGTGACGGTGCATATCGAGAACCAGCAGTTGAAGCGCTACGGCGGCAACTACACGCTGTTCGAGACGATGCGGCTGCAGCAGATGGCCCAGCAGCAGGCCGCCTACTCGCGCCAGCAGAAGGAAATCGCGCACCTGGAATCGTTCATCACGCGCTTCAAGGCCAAGGCCACCAAGGCGCGCCAGGCGCAGAGCCGGGTCAAGGCGCTGGAAAAGATGGAGCGGCTGGCGCCCGTGCACGTGGCGGCCGGCTTCGCGTTCGAATTCCGCGAACCCGATTCGGCGCCCAACCCGATGATGGTGCTCGACAACGTCGACTGCGGCTACGCCGAGGCCGATCCGCCCACCACCATCCTGCACCGGCTGATGCTGTCGATCCAGAACGGCCAGCGCATCGGCCTGCTCGGCGCCAACGGCCAGGGCAAGTCGACGCTGGTCAAGACGCTGGCCGGCACCCAGCCGCCGCTCAACGGCACGGTGCGGCTGGGCAAGGGCCTGGTCATCGGCTACTTCGCCCAGCACCAGCTGGAGACGTTGCGCGACCATGATTCGCCGCTGCAGCACCTGGCGCGGCTGGCCCCCGACGTGCGCGAGCAGGAGCTGCGCGACTTCCTCGGCAGCTTCAATTTCCGGGGCGACATGGCAACTTCGCCAATCGAACCGTTCTCCGGCGGCGAGAAAGCCCGGCTGGCGCTGTCGCTGATCGTCTGGCAGAAGCCGAACCTGCTGTTGCTGGACGAGCCGACCAACCACCTGGACCTGGACACGCGCGAGGCGCTGACCATGGCGCTGGCCCAGTTCGAGGGCACGTTGATCCTGGTCTCGCACGACCGGCACCTGCTGCGCGCCACGTCCGACCAGTTCATGCTGGTGGCCGACGGCACGATCCGCCCGTTCGACGGCGACCTGGACGACTACCGCGACTGGCTGCTGCAACAGGCCGCCGCCAAACGCAACGCCGCCACGGCCGCCCACGCCGAAGAGGCCACGCCAGCCGTCAACCGCAAGGATCAGCGCCGCGCCGAGGCCGACGAGCGGGCGCGACTGTCCGTGCTGCGCAAGCCGCTGACCAAGGAACTGGAAAAAGTGGAAAAACGGATGTCGGTCCTGCAAGCCGACAAGACCGTGATCGACGCCTTTATGGCCGACTCCTCAAGCTACGAGGAAGCCAACAAGGCGAAGCTGATGGAAATGCTGAAGCGCCAGGGCGAGGTCACGGGCGAACTGGACCAGCTGGAAGAGCGCTGGCTGGAACTGCAGGAACAGATCGAGCAGATTGCGTGA
- a CDS encoding disulfide bond formation protein B, translated as MQANSRAYFLLIAVVSFALLGAALYMQYVEGYQPCPLCIMQRFAFLGIGIFSLLAAIAQNTRTLWQGLGMLSGVAGIAVAGYHVSLLLNPKASCGIDPLENWVNALPTAKLLPQVFYSDGLCTAPLPPLFGLSIPAWSLIWLLILTLTLAVGLIRRERNFR; from the coding sequence ATGCAAGCCAACTCTCGCGCCTATTTCCTGCTGATCGCCGTCGTCTCGTTCGCGCTGCTCGGCGCCGCGCTGTATATGCAGTATGTGGAGGGCTATCAGCCGTGCCCGCTCTGCATCATGCAGCGCTTTGCATTCCTGGGCATCGGCATCTTCTCGCTGCTGGCGGCCATTGCGCAGAACACGCGCACGCTGTGGCAGGGGCTGGGCATGCTGTCCGGCGTGGCCGGTATCGCGGTGGCCGGCTACCACGTGTCGCTGCTCCTGAACCCGAAGGCCTCTTGCGGCATCGATCCGCTCGAAAACTGGGTCAACGCGCTGCCGACGGCCAAGCTGCTGCCCCAGGTGTTCTATTCCGATGGCCTGTGCACCGCGCCGCTGCCGCCGCTGTTCGGCCTGTCGATCCCGGCCTGGTCGCTGATCTGGCTGTTGATCCTGACGCTGACGCTGGCGGTGGGGCTGATTCGGCGGGAGCGGAATTTCCGCTGA
- the radA gene encoding DNA repair protein RadA, which translates to MAKTKTVYTCTECGGTTPRWAGQCPQCNAWNTLVETVADSGSSAARRFQPLAASAVVRKLSEIEAADVPRFTTGIDEFDRVLGGGLVSGGVVLIGGDPGIGKSTLLLQTLANLSASRRVLYVSGEESGAQIALRAQRLGVEAATLGLLPEIQLEKIQAALDADKPDVAVIDSIQTLYSEALTSAPGSVAQVRECAAQLTRIAKSSDITIILVGHVTKEGSLAGPRVLEHIVDTVLYFEGDTHSSHRLIRAFKNRFGAVNELGVFAMTERGLRGISNPSALFLSQHEEQVAGSCVLVTQEGTRPLLVEVQALVDTANVPNPRRLAVGLEQNRLAMLLAVLHRHAGIACFDQDVFLNAVGGVKITEPAADLAVLLSIHSSMRNKPLPRGLVVFGEVGLAGEIRPSPRGQERLKEAAKLGFTMAVIPKANAPKQPIDGLEVIAVDRLEQAIDRVRHLD; encoded by the coding sequence ATGGCCAAGACCAAGACTGTCTATACCTGTACAGAGTGCGGCGGTACCACGCCGCGCTGGGCGGGCCAGTGCCCGCAATGCAACGCGTGGAACACGCTGGTGGAAACCGTGGCCGATTCCGGGTCGTCGGCGGCGCGCCGCTTCCAGCCGCTGGCGGCGTCGGCCGTGGTCCGCAAGCTGAGCGAGATCGAAGCCGCCGATGTGCCGCGCTTTACCACGGGCATCGACGAATTCGACCGCGTGCTGGGCGGCGGGCTGGTGTCGGGCGGGGTGGTGCTGATTGGCGGCGACCCCGGCATCGGCAAATCCACGCTGCTGTTGCAGACGCTGGCCAACCTGTCGGCCAGCCGGCGCGTGCTCTATGTCAGTGGCGAGGAATCGGGCGCCCAGATTGCGTTGCGTGCGCAGCGGCTGGGGGTGGAGGCCGCCACGCTGGGCCTGCTGCCCGAGATCCAGCTGGAGAAGATCCAGGCCGCGCTGGACGCCGACAAGCCCGACGTGGCCGTGATCGACTCGATCCAGACGCTGTATTCGGAGGCGCTGACCTCGGCGCCGGGCTCGGTGGCCCAGGTGCGCGAATGCGCGGCGCAGTTGACCCGTATCGCCAAGAGCAGCGACATCACGATCATCCTGGTGGGCCACGTGACCAAGGAAGGCAGCCTGGCCGGGCCGCGCGTGCTGGAACATATCGTCGACACGGTGCTGTATTTCGAGGGCGATACCCATTCGTCGCACCGGCTGATCCGCGCGTTCAAGAACCGCTTCGGTGCGGTCAACGAACTTGGCGTTTTTGCGATGACCGAGCGCGGCCTGCGCGGTATCAGCAATCCGTCGGCGCTGTTCCTGTCGCAGCATGAGGAGCAGGTGGCCGGGTCGTGCGTGCTGGTGACGCAGGAGGGCACCCGCCCGTTGCTGGTGGAAGTGCAGGCGCTGGTCGATACGGCCAACGTGCCCAACCCGCGCCGCCTGGCCGTAGGCCTGGAGCAGAACCGGCTGGCCATGCTGCTGGCGGTGCTGCACCGGCATGCGGGCATCGCGTGCTTCGACCAGGACGTCTTCCTGAATGCCGTGGGTGGGGTGAAGATTACGGAGCCGGCCGCCGATCTGGCGGTTTTGCTATCAATTCACTCGTCGATGCGCAACAAGCCGCTGCCGCGCGGGCTGGTGGTCTTTGGCGAAGTGGGGCTGGCGGGGGAAATCCGCCCGAGCCCTCGTGGGCAGGAGCGGCTCAAGGAAGCTGCCAAGCTGGGCTTCACGATGGCCGTGATTCCGAAGGCCAACGCGCCCAAGCAGCCCATCGACGGGCTGGAGGTCATCGCCGTGGACCGCCTGGAGCAGGCCATCGACCGCGTGCGGCATCTGGACTGA
- a CDS encoding DUF1853 family protein has translation MRELKPDLAQVTPPGGCAPAAADASLPLWCRAASQRTRDLAWCSLSPALLSHLPDGYPDGPARLAQWPAGAQAAWEAWLSQADPGILPETIAELSLHPDPTGSRSLRLGRHAERLLHFALRHTQGVDLLAANVPIRRANGHGVQTLGELDVIWRDPASAAVVHWEMAAKFYLMVEGVAGHRAFVGPNLVDRLGDKLEHIVRRQLPLGRTAEAQALVGHPVDRSEVYLLGWLFYRDGIVPAGLDTLGIAPDHLNGWWAPLADWHARASDPSRSHLRWCRLSRSDWLSGARVADSATETAAAMHASLAERFADAVHTWRREGPVMVCELIQDEAMPGIWRERSRGFVVPDDWEARAALRAGAP, from the coding sequence GTGCGGGAGCTCAAGCCTGATCTCGCGCAAGTGACGCCACCGGGCGGCTGTGCGCCGGCCGCGGCGGACGCGTCATTGCCGCTCTGGTGCCGCGCGGCGTCGCAGCGCACGCGCGACCTGGCATGGTGCTCGTTGTCTCCGGCGCTGCTCTCTCATCTACCCGATGGTTATCCCGATGGCCCCGCGCGGCTGGCGCAGTGGCCGGCCGGTGCCCAGGCCGCCTGGGAAGCCTGGCTGTCGCAAGCCGATCCGGGCATCCTGCCCGAAACCATCGCCGAACTCAGCCTGCATCCGGACCCGACCGGCAGCCGCAGCCTGCGCCTGGGGCGTCACGCCGAGCGGCTGCTGCACTTTGCGCTGCGGCATACGCAGGGCGTGGACCTGCTGGCCGCCAACGTGCCGATCCGGCGCGCGAACGGCCATGGCGTGCAGACGCTGGGCGAACTCGACGTGATCTGGCGCGATCCGGCCAGCGCGGCCGTGGTCCACTGGGAAATGGCGGCCAAGTTCTACCTGATGGTGGAGGGCGTGGCGGGGCATCGCGCCTTTGTCGGGCCGAACCTGGTCGACCGTCTGGGGGACAAGCTCGAACACATCGTGCGGCGCCAGCTGCCGCTGGGGCGTACGGCCGAGGCGCAGGCGCTGGTCGGGCATCCCGTGGATCGCAGCGAAGTGTATCTGCTGGGCTGGCTGTTCTATCGCGACGGCATCGTGCCGGCCGGGCTGGACACCCTGGGCATCGCGCCCGATCACCTGAACGGGTGGTGGGCGCCGCTTGCCGACTGGCACGCCCGGGCGTCGGACCCGTCCCGGAGCCACCTGCGCTGGTGCCGGCTCTCCCGGTCCGACTGGCTATCGGGCGCCCGCGTGGCCGACAGCGCCACCGAGACTGCGGCGGCGATGCACGCGTCGCTGGCGGAACGCTTTGCCGACGCGGTGCACACGTGGCGCCGGGAAGGCCCCGTGATGGTCTGCGAACTGATTCAGGATGAAGCGATGCCGGGCATCTGGCGCGAACGCTCGCGCGGATTCGTGGTGCCGGACGACTGGGAGGCGCGGGCCGCGCTGCGCGCCGGGGCGCCCTGA
- a CDS encoding uracil-DNA glycosylase family protein, whose protein sequence is MNRRAIFLEALGIPAEWVPRQVRADEAGVEVAVAEVVAPEAAMEAVMAEARPVETAMPRQPASIPNEIPDDIDDAVEMAATVEAFDAPNPDRPVAPRVEQPLVRLPEQAGREAAIAAMPWAELADSVAGCTACGLCGTRTQTVFGVGDTQAEWMLVGEAPGENEDLQGEPFVGQAGKLLDNMLGALGLARGRNVYIANVLKCRPPGNRNPEPDEVAQCEPYLKRQIALIQPKVIVVLGRFAAQSLLRSTTPIGKLRGTVHTYEGIPVVVTYHPAYLLRTLTDKARAWEDLCLAREVHDRAGAQA, encoded by the coding sequence ATGAACCGCCGCGCGATATTCCTGGAAGCCCTGGGCATCCCGGCCGAGTGGGTGCCGCGCCAGGTGCGAGCTGACGAGGCTGGGGTAGAGGTCGCGGTCGCCGAAGTCGTGGCCCCCGAAGCCGCCATGGAAGCCGTGATGGCCGAAGCGCGCCCGGTGGAAACCGCCATGCCGCGCCAGCCGGCCAGCATCCCGAACGAAATCCCTGACGATATCGACGATGCCGTGGAAATGGCCGCGACCGTCGAGGCCTTCGACGCGCCGAACCCGGATCGCCCCGTGGCGCCAAGGGTGGAACAGCCGCTCGTACGGCTGCCCGAGCAGGCCGGCCGCGAGGCCGCCATCGCCGCGATGCCGTGGGCGGAACTGGCCGACAGCGTGGCCGGCTGCACCGCATGTGGACTTTGCGGCACGCGCACACAGACCGTATTCGGCGTTGGCGATACCCAGGCCGAATGGATGCTGGTGGGCGAGGCACCGGGCGAGAACGAGGACCTGCAGGGCGAGCCGTTCGTCGGCCAGGCCGGCAAGCTGCTCGACAACATGCTGGGCGCGCTGGGCCTGGCGCGCGGACGCAATGTCTATATCGCCAACGTGCTCAAGTGCCGGCCGCCGGGCAACCGGAACCCCGAGCCGGACGAAGTGGCGCAGTGCGAGCCCTATCTGAAGCGCCAGATCGCGCTGATCCAGCCGAAGGTCATCGTGGTGCTGGGCCGCTTTGCGGCGCAGTCCCTGCTGCGCTCGACCACGCCCATCGGCAAGCTGCGCGGCACCGTGCATACCTACGAGGGCATTCCCGTGGTGGTGACCTATCACCCCGCCTACCTGCTGCGCACGCTGACCGACAAGGCGCGTGCCTGGGAAGACCTGTGCCTGGCGCGCGAGGTCCACGATCGTGCGGGAGCTCAAGCCTGA
- the rimI gene encoding ribosomal protein S18-alanine N-acetyltransferase has product MSAALLPAERPEHPEWPTVPVMPALAPGWALDHMSARDLPAVAEIEQRAYSHPWTRGNFENSLKAGHFGLTLRDPATALIGYAMLMPVVDEMHLLNITIDPNHQRQGYGRLLLSIALATSHAHRLQTMLLEVRPSNIGALALYLEAGFVEIGRRKGYYPATALGREDALVLRRVWPASVDGEPA; this is encoded by the coding sequence ATGAGCGCCGCGCTGCTGCCCGCCGAGCGCCCCGAGCACCCCGAATGGCCGACCGTGCCGGTCATGCCGGCGCTGGCGCCGGGCTGGGCGCTCGATCACATGAGCGCCCGCGACCTGCCGGCAGTGGCCGAGATCGAGCAGCGTGCGTACAGCCATCCGTGGACGCGCGGCAATTTCGAGAATTCGCTCAAGGCCGGGCATTTCGGCCTGACGCTGCGCGATCCGGCGACGGCGCTGATCGGCTACGCGATGTTGATGCCGGTGGTCGACGAGATGCACCTGCTCAATATCACCATCGACCCGAACCACCAGCGGCAGGGCTACGGGCGGCTGCTGCTGTCCATCGCGCTGGCCACGTCGCACGCGCACCGGCTGCAGACGATGCTGCTGGAGGTGCGCCCGTCGAATATCGGCGCGCTGGCGCTGTACCTGGAAGCGGGGTTTGTCGAAATCGGCCGCCGCAAGGGCTACTACCCGGCCACGGCGCTGGGACGCGAGGACGCGCTGGTGCTGCGCCGCGTCTGGCCTGCCAGCGTTGACGGAGAACCGGCATGA
- a CDS encoding acyl-CoA-binding protein, translating into MSDLQAQFDQAQIDVKTLSERPNNMTLLRLYALYKQGAEGDAHGDKPGMTDFVGRYKFEAWEALKGTTQDDAKQKYVELVGDLLAGRAS; encoded by the coding sequence ATGAGCGACCTGCAAGCCCAATTCGACCAGGCCCAAATCGACGTCAAGACGCTGTCGGAGCGTCCCAACAACATGACGCTGCTGCGCCTGTACGCGCTGTACAAGCAAGGTGCCGAGGGCGACGCCCACGGGGACAAGCCCGGCATGACCGATTTCGTCGGCCGCTACAAGTTCGAGGCCTGGGAAGCCCTCAAGGGCACCACCCAGGACGACGCCAAGCAGAAATATGTCGAACTGGTGGGCGACCTGCTGGCCGGCCGCGCCAGCTGA
- a CDS encoding SRPBCC family protein: MRFEHLVEINDPGNPTLEPLTADQLWQGLVLRAESPELFMLGLDGADIVARGDGWIERVLHFGKASVRDKVVYEPRRAVRYESAPTAEHAGGTLEMIIETPTPGALLVRFIYQTTMPNVDASGDDRYAEIVKSAYHEADLDTVRKIREIATTGQLG; the protein is encoded by the coding sequence TTGCGCTTCGAACACCTGGTGGAAATCAATGACCCAGGCAACCCGACGCTGGAGCCGCTGACGGCGGACCAGCTCTGGCAGGGCCTGGTGCTGCGGGCGGAATCGCCGGAGCTGTTCATGCTGGGGCTGGATGGCGCCGACATCGTCGCGCGGGGCGACGGCTGGATCGAACGCGTGCTGCATTTCGGCAAGGCCAGCGTGCGCGACAAGGTGGTGTACGAACCGCGCCGCGCGGTGCGCTATGAATCGGCGCCGACCGCCGAGCACGCCGGCGGCACGCTGGAAATGATCATCGAGACGCCCACGCCCGGCGCGCTGCTGGTCCGCTTCATCTACCAGACCACCATGCCAAACGTTGACGCCAGCGGCGACGACCGCTACGCGGAAATCGTCAAATCCGCCTATCACGAGGCCGACCTCGATACGGTCCGCAAGATTCGGGAAATCGCCACGACAGGGCAGCTCGGGTGA
- a CDS encoding VOC family protein — MELLINIDVDDLERGIGFYEAGLGLRLNRKLFDGTVAELHGACAPVYLLAKAPGTVATTRADTRRDYVRHWTPVHLDFVVESLEPAIERALSAGAEIEDWPREFDWGRQAMLSDPFGHGLCFIEWKGKGTGRRAAPEGEAALFPRWAAPLSRQAGEGWG, encoded by the coding sequence ATGGAGTTGTTGATCAACATCGACGTCGATGACCTCGAACGCGGCATCGGCTTCTATGAGGCGGGACTCGGATTGCGGCTCAACCGCAAGCTGTTCGACGGCACGGTGGCCGAGCTGCACGGCGCCTGCGCGCCGGTGTACCTGCTGGCCAAGGCGCCCGGCACGGTGGCCACCACCCGGGCCGACACACGGCGCGACTACGTCCGCCACTGGACCCCGGTGCACCTGGATTTCGTGGTCGAATCGCTGGAACCGGCCATCGAGCGGGCGCTCAGCGCCGGCGCGGAAATCGAGGACTGGCCAAGGGAGTTCGACTGGGGCCGCCAGGCAATGCTGTCCGACCCGTTCGGGCACGGGCTGTGTTTTATTGAATGGAAGGGGAAGGGTACGGGGCGCAGGGCGGCGCCTGAGGGGGAAGCGGCCTTATTCCCGCGATGGGCGGCTCCCCTCTCCCGCCAGGCGGGAGAGGGTTGGGGGTGA
- the aceB gene encoding malate synthase A: protein MAITLPAGMKITGEILPAYEDILTPEALALVDKLHRAFEPRRQELLAARVERTKRLDAGEIPDFLPETKNVREGDWKVAPVPKALECRRVEITGPVEAKMVINAFNSGADSYMTDFEDSNTPNWHNQMQGQVNLKAAVRRTLTLDSNGKHYKLNDKIATLQVRPRGWHLDEKHVTIDGKRVSGGIFDFALFLYHNGREQIARGDGPFFYLPKMESHLEARLWNEIFVMAQNEVGLPQGTIKATVLIETILAAFEMEEILYELRDHSAGLNAGRWDYIFSCIKKFKVDKNFCLADRAKVTMTAPFMRSYALLLLKTCHKRGAPAIGGMSALIPIKNDPEKNAVAMEGIISDKRRDATDGYDGGWVAHPGLVEPAMKEFVAVLGDKPNQFEKQRMDVEVKGADLLNFQPETPITEHGLRMNINVGIHYLGAWLAGNGCVPIHNLMEDAATAEISRSQVWQWIRSPKGKLEDGRKVTAELVRALIPEELAKVKEVVGGGATYDRAAKIFEEMSTSEDFAEFLTLPLYEEV, encoded by the coding sequence ATGGCTATCACGCTGCCCGCGGGCATGAAGATTACCGGCGAGATCCTGCCGGCATACGAAGACATCCTCACGCCGGAAGCCCTGGCCCTGGTCGACAAGCTGCACCGCGCCTTCGAACCGCGCCGCCAGGAACTGCTGGCCGCCCGCGTGGAGCGCACCAAGCGCCTGGACGCCGGCGAGATCCCCGATTTCCTGCCGGAAACGAAGAACGTGCGCGAAGGCGACTGGAAGGTTGCCCCGGTGCCCAAGGCACTGGAATGCCGCCGCGTGGAAATCACCGGCCCGGTCGAGGCCAAGATGGTCATCAACGCCTTCAATTCGGGCGCTGACAGCTACATGACCGACTTCGAGGACTCCAACACCCCGAACTGGCACAACCAGATGCAGGGTCAGGTGAACCTGAAGGCCGCCGTGCGCCGCACGCTGACGCTGGACAGCAACGGCAAGCACTACAAGCTGAACGACAAGATCGCCACGCTGCAGGTGCGTCCGCGCGGCTGGCACCTGGACGAAAAGCACGTCACGATCGACGGCAAGCGCGTGTCGGGCGGCATCTTCGACTTCGCGCTGTTCCTGTACCACAACGGCCGCGAACAGATCGCCCGCGGCGACGGCCCGTTCTTCTACCTGCCGAAGATGGAAAGCCATCTCGAAGCGCGCCTGTGGAACGAAATCTTCGTGATGGCCCAGAACGAAGTGGGCCTGCCGCAAGGCACGATCAAGGCCACGGTGCTGATCGAGACGATCCTGGCCGCGTTCGAAATGGAGGAAATCCTGTATGAACTGCGCGATCACAGCGCTGGCCTGAATGCCGGCCGCTGGGACTACATCTTCTCGTGCATCAAGAAGTTCAAGGTGGACAAGAACTTCTGCCTGGCGGACCGCGCCAAGGTGACGATGACCGCGCCGTTCATGCGTTCGTACGCACTGCTGCTGCTGAAGACGTGCCACAAGCGCGGCGCGCCGGCCATCGGCGGCATGAGCGCACTGATCCCGATCAAGAACGATCCGGAAAAGAACGCCGTGGCCATGGAAGGCATCATCAGCGACAAGCGTCGCGACGCCACCGACGGCTACGACGGCGGCTGGGTGGCCCACCCGGGCCTGGTCGAGCCGGCGATGAAGGAATTCGTGGCCGTGCTGGGCGACAAGCCCAACCAGTTCGAGAAGCAGCGCATGGACGTGGAAGTGAAGGGCGCCGACCTGCTGAACTTCCAGCCGGAAACGCCGATCACCGAACACGGCCTGCGCATGAACATCAACGTGGGCATCCACTACCTGGGCGCCTGGCTGGCCGGCAACGGCTGCGTGCCGATCCACAACCTGATGGAAGACGCCGCCACGGCCGAGATCTCGCGTTCGCAGGTCTGGCAGTGGATCCGCTCGCCGAAGGGCAAGCTGGAAGACGGCCGCAAGGTCACCGCCGAGCTGGTGCGCGCGCTGATCCCGGAAGAACTGGCCAAGGTCAAGGAAGTGGTCGGTGGCGGAGCCACCTACGACCGCGCCGCCAAGATCTTCGAGGAAATGTCGACGTCGGAAGACTTCGCCGAATTCCTGACGCTGCCGCTGTACGAGGAAGTTTGA
- a CDS encoding haloacid dehalogenase type II has translation MNKIRAVVFDAYGTLFDVYSVTARAEQLFPGKGEALALLWRERQIDYTRLRSLASPDGARYKPFWDITIDALRYAADRLGLKLDDTAQAQLLKEYACLSAFPENLAALKRLRRAGLPLGILSNGNPEMLDIAVKSAGMHGLFDHVLSVDAVKQYKTAPAAYALGPKAFDLPAGEILFVSSNCWDACGATWFGYTTYWINRAGHPAERLDVAPTGTGHDMNDLLAFVAASGATV, from the coding sequence ATGAACAAAATCCGCGCGGTAGTCTTCGATGCTTACGGCACGCTGTTCGACGTGTATTCCGTCACGGCGCGCGCCGAGCAGCTGTTCCCGGGCAAGGGCGAGGCGCTGGCCCTGCTCTGGCGCGAGCGGCAGATCGACTACACCCGGCTGCGTTCGCTGGCCTCACCGGACGGGGCACGCTACAAGCCGTTCTGGGACATCACGATCGATGCGCTGCGCTATGCCGCCGACCGCCTGGGGCTGAAGCTCGATGACACCGCGCAGGCGCAGTTGCTGAAGGAATATGCGTGCCTGTCGGCGTTCCCGGAGAACCTGGCGGCGCTCAAGCGGCTGCGCCGCGCCGGCCTGCCGCTGGGCATCCTGTCCAACGGCAACCCGGAGATGCTCGATATCGCGGTCAAGAGCGCCGGCATGCACGGGTTGTTCGACCACGTGCTGTCGGTGGATGCCGTGAAGCAGTACAAGACCGCGCCGGCCGCCTATGCGCTGGGCCCCAAGGCCTTCGACCTGCCAGCCGGCGAGATCCTCTTTGTCTCGTCGAACTGCTGGGACGCCTGCGGCGCGACGTGGTTTGGCTACACCACCTACTGGATCAACCGTGCCGGCCATCCGGCGGAGCGCCTGGACGTGGCGCCCACCGGCACCGGGCACGATATGAACGACCTGCTTGCCTTCGTTGCCGCCTCGGGCGCAACGGTCTGA